TCCTGCCGCAACTCCACCCCGCGCGGCAGGTTTTCCTCCCGAGAGTGGATCAGGTTGCGCGTCTCGAGCAGGACCCGCACCCGCACGCCCCGCGCGTGCGCGGCGGCGAGCGCCTGGATCAAGCGTTCCTCCGTGAGGACGAAGGCCAGCACCCAGACCTCCTCCCGGCTCGCGGCGAGCCGCGCAAGGATCGCTTCGAGGGCCGCCTCACCCCCCGCGGGAGAAAAGTACGCCGTACCCTCGGCGTTCTCGAGCCGGAACGGCACCGCCCGCCCAAGCCCCCGGCGCGTGCCCGTCCAGAGGGCCTCGAACTCCGCCCGGTAGCCTCGAGCCAGGGGGGGAGAGGGCAGGTAGAGGACGTCGTTGTTGTTGCGGAAAAACCCGTTGTAGGTCAGGTTGGCGCTGCCCGTCCAGACGGCTTGGCCGTCGAGCACCACGAACTTGTGGTGCATCAAGGCGTTACGATTGTCGTAACACACCCGCACGCGGGCGATGGCCTCGCACCCCTCCCCGAGGGGGCGCACCGTGCGCCGCACCGTCTCCTGCGAGGGAGTGGGCCGACCTTGGCGTTGACCGTGCGCTGCCGCCACGAGCGCCGCGCGGGCTTCGTCCTGGTAGTCCCGATCCGTGTACAACCGTACCGGCACACCCCGCGCTGCGGCCGATACCAGGGCGTACGCGAGGCGGGTGTTGTCCAGCTCGAGCGCGGCCACCTCGAGGCTCGCGCGCGCCTCGTTCATCCGCGCGATGAGGAAATCCTCGGCGGTGCGCCCCGCCTGCGGCAGGAAGAACAGGGTCGCCTCCCCAGGAGCGGCCGGGGGAGGCGGGGTGGGCTGGAGCGTCTGGTACACCCACGCGGCCGCGAGGGCGAGGAGCAACCAGCCCAGCCGGGCGGAGCGCCGCCGCCGCATCAGTACCCGGTGCCCTCCCCTCCCTGTACGAGCGCCACGCCGCTCGAGGTGCCGATCCGGGTGGCGCCAGCCTCGATCATGCGCCGGGCGTCCTCCGGAGTGCGGATGCCGCCCGCGGCCTTGACCTCGGCGCGGCCCTGGGCGACCTCCACGAGGAGCTTCACGTCCTCTACCGTAGCGCCGCGTGGTCCGAACCCGGTGGAGGTCTTGAGGAAGTTCGCTCCGGCCCGCACGGCGGCTTGTGCGGCGAGGCGCGCCTCCTCAGGGGTGAGGAACCCCGTCTCGAGGATCACCTTCAGCACCGCGCGGGGCGCGGCCGACCGCACCGCGCGCACGTCGGCCTCCACGCCCGCCCAGTCGTGGGCTTTGGCGAGGCCCAGGGGGATCACCATGTCCAGCTCGTCCGCACCGTGCGCCACCGCCTGGGCGGCCTCGAGCGCCTTGATCTCGGAGGGGGTCGCCCCGAGCGGGAAGCCCACCACGCTCGCGACGCGTACCGGAGCGTCGCCTAGCGTTTCCCGTGCGAGCCGGACGTGCGCGGGGTTCACGCAAACCGCGAAGAAGTAATGCTCCATCGCTTCGCGGCATAAACGGCGGATCTCTTCCGGGGTGGCCGTGGGCTTCAGAAGCGTGTGGTCAATGTAACGTGCGAGGTCCATGCCTTTCATGGTAGCGGTTTTTCCGGGTCCAGGCGAGACGCGTACGCGCCGTTCGCTAAAAAGCGCAGCACGCCCGTGGCGATCCCCTCGGCGAGGCGCGCCCGGTAGTCAGGCTGGGCCAGGCGGTGCCCTTCGGTGGGGTGGTTGGTGAAGCCCAGCTCGACGAGGATCGCGGGGATCTGCGCGTTACGGATGACGTAGAACGGGGCGGAGTGCACCCCTCGGTTTTGAGCTTGGGTGTGCTCGAGCATGCCCTCGAGCACCATCTCGGCCAGGCGGCGGGAGAAGTCCTGGTTGGCCTTGGCGACCAGGTCCGCCAGGATCTGCTCCGCGCGGCGTTGGGCTTGTTGCGTCAGGCGTTCGCCGAGCTCGCCGCCGCCGTTCTCCTGGACGGCCTTGGCGAGCAGCCGAGGGTCTTGGGTCGCGCCGAAGTAGTAGACCTCGATGCCTTGCGCAGGGCGCTCGGCGCTGTTGATGTGGATCGAGATGAACAGGGTCTTCGTGAGGTCCGCCATTCCGGCCCGCTTCCCCAGGTCGATGAGCTTGCGTTCCCGCAGGTTCTGCACGTCCGGCGGCGCGAGGTCGGTATCCTCCGCGCGGGTCAGGATCACCTCGATCCCCTGGGCTTCCAGAAGGCGTTGGACGCGCCGGGCTACGTCCAGCGCGACCTCCTTCTCCACCACGAACCCCGTCGCGCCAGGGTCCGGCCCGCCGTGCCCGGGATCCAGGACCACCACGAGCTTGGGGGGGTTCGGTTTGGGCGGCGGGGCGTTCGCGGCCGGGGCGGGGTGGAAGAAGTCCAGCACCAGCCGGAAGCTGCCGTCCTCGTTAGGCAGCACGAACCGCTTGTACTCCACGCCCGGACGCAGCTCGATCACGGCGACGGTCGCGTCGTTATAGTGCTCCACCCGGTACGCCTGCACCGCGGGGTCGTCCAGCGTTTCGGAGCGCGCAGGAGCCTCGAGCGGGCCGAAACGCACGATGACCCCGGTCTCGCTAGGATCGACCCGGTAAGGGGTGCCCATCGGCAGGTCGAAGACGAACCGCGTGAACCCCTCGTGCACCCCGATCCGCGGGAAGCCCTGGGCGGTGGCCAGAACCAGCTGCAATACCCAAAAGATGATAAGCGCCGTCTGCCGCATTCGCGCTCATTATATGGAGGGAGGATGAGAACTTTTCGGCCCCGCAAGGTTTCGTGGGGTTAGGGCGGAACGTGCAAGGGTGAAGCGTTGCTTGGTCGTACGCTCACGCGCTTCATGCCGGGGCGGGTAGCATAGGGAGGATGACGCGGACGCTGTTCTTGCTCGTGCTGCTGTTGGTGCTTGTTGGGGCGCGGTTCGCCGGGTTTTCGGTAGAGTCCTACGGGGACCAGGTGGTGGACCCCATCCAGGGCGTGACCACGCTGCCCGACGGAGGCGTGCTGATCGACAACGAGAACGCCCTGCGCCTCGAGGGAGGGTTCATCGAGTACCAGGAAGGCCGCTTCATCCGGGCGCGCGAAGCCGTGTTCGTCACGGACGGGGTGCGCCTCGAGGCGGCCGAGCTGTACTACGACGCGGAGACGGAGACGGTGCGGCTCACCGGCGGGATGCGCTACGCTTCCGAGCGCTTCGCAGGGCTTTCTGCTCGGGAGGGCCTCCTCTTCCTCGAGGACGAGGTTGCCCTCCTCAAGGGCGAGATCCGCTCCGAGGACCCCGTGCTCGAGGCGGAGGTCATGGTGGTGGATGGGAAGCACGGGGAGGCCTTGCTCTGGGGGCGGTACGTGTACCGGGATCCGGTGCTGGGCGTGACCCTGCGGGGGAACAACCCCGAAAAGCGCTTGCTCCTGCGTTTTCGCGAGGGGGAAGCGTACCCGGAGGCCACCACGCGGGTGCCGGAGGAGGTCCTGGCGCGCCTCGCGCCCTACCTCGAGGCTGAGTAACCGTGCGCCGGCTCATCGCGGGAGGTGCGCTACTCGCGGTGCTGGGTGCGTTCGCCGCGCCCTGCGCGGGGTTCGACCAGGTCCTCGAGGTGGGGGACCCGCCCCTAGTCCTCGCGGGGCAGGAGCTAGCGGTCGAGGAGGGGCGGCTCCGCCTTTTCGGGAGGGCCTGCCTGGGCAGTGCGGACGTCGAGTTGTTTACGGACACGGTGACCCTCGACCCCAAGACGGGGCGGTTGGAAGCGCCCGCCGTGCGGGGGCGGGTGGGGGCGTGGACGGTGGAAGCCGAGCGCCTCGTGGGGGAAGACGGCGCGCTCGTGCTGGTTGAGGCCGTGTTTGTGCGCGGCGAGATCCACCTACAGACGGAGGCGGCGGAGGCCCGCGGGGAAACCGTCCAGCTCACCCAGGTCTTCGTGGAGACGCCGGAGGTCCGCTTCCGCGCAGCGCGCGGTACGGTAGCGGGGGACACCTTCCGCGCCGAGGGCATCTGGGCGACCCCTTGCGTGTACGGGGATGACCTCCGCGTCTTGGGGGACGCCGCGACCTTCAACACGCGCACCGGCCGGCTGGTTCTTATGGAGGCGCGGGTGGACGTGTACGGGCGGACGCTCTTCCGCCCTGAACGGCTGGAGCTCGACCCCGCGCGTCCCCTCACCCTTTCCTTCCCGTTCCGCCTCGCTTACGGGCGCGGATGGACGCTGGGGGTGGAGGATTTTCCCCTCCCCTTGCCGGGAGAGGCGTTCGGCCGCTGGTCCACCAGCCTCACCCTTTTAGCGGAAGGGTTGGGCGCCCGCCCGTTGGGGCCCGCGGATCCCGGCGTGACCACCTTCCGTTTCGGGGTCTCCGCCCAGGAGGCGGGCCGCCGTTTCGCTTTCCAGCTCCAGCGGGAGGAACGCCGGGCGTGGGACGGCCGCCTCACGACAACGACCGTGCCGGAGGCCGAGTTCACCGCGCCGGGATTTCGCTTCGCGCTCGAGCCAACCCAGGCGGAGGCCCGGATTGACCCGCGCCTTCGCTTCGGAGCGGCCACGGTGCGCCCCTTCCTTCGGGTGGCGCAGGAGGCGGAACGGGCCGGGTTGACCCTCGGGGTCGAGGCCCGCTATCCCTTCGAGGACCTCGCGCGCGCGGACGGCCTCGGGTTCTCCCTCGAGCCCTGGACGTTGGGGGCCGCCTACCCGGACCAGGCGGACGCGCCGGGGTACGCGGCGTTTGGCGTGAACGCCGCCCTGCGGTACACGGGAGCTTGGCAGGGGCGGCTCGAGTACCGGCGGGCCTACCCCGTGGGGGTGGCGCGGTTCGGGTACGAGTGGCGCGGCGAGGTGGAGCGGCTGGACCTTGTGGCGCGCCGGGCGGGGATCTCCCTGACGGGCAGGTTCTCGAGGCGGCAGGTGCCGGACCTGGCCGCGCGGGCGCTGGCGCGTGAGGATCTCGAGGTATCCCTCGCCCTGGGGTACGCGGACCGGGGGTGGCGCGTGGAGGCGCAGGGGGATCAGGTGGAGCGCTGGCGTCCGGGCCGTGCGGCCTTGACCGCCGTTGAGCGCACGTACACCCTCCGGCTCGAGCGCGGGTGGCGGGTGGAGGCCCGGTACCTCGAGGCGACGGGGCTTGACCCGGAGGTCACGCCCTTCCGCCGTGAGCTGCAGCTCGCCTACCGCCCCGCCCCGCCCCGGGGGCGAAGCGACCTGACCTTTGCGCCTTCCGTAGGGTATGATTTCTTGCGGCACGGGGTGAGCCGCGCGGGGGTGGAGGTCGCGTACGCGGACGAGTGTTTCGTATGGAAGCTGGCGTATCAAGCGGTGCTCCTACCCCAAGGCGCGGAGGAAGCCGTGGGTAGCCGCGTGCGTTTCGGGGTTGAGCTGCGATGACACGCTTAGACCGTTACATTCTGCGCGAAGCCTTCCCGCCCTTCGCGTTTGGGTTGTTGCTCTACGTCGGCCTCATCCTCCTCTCCAACCTCTTGGGGCGCGCCCAGTGGCTGGTGGGGGTGGAGTTCTGGGGGCTGGTGCGCTGGTTGTGGTACCAGGTCCCGTTCGTCCTGAACCAGACCCTGCCCGTCGCGGTTCTGCTCGCGACCCTCCTCGCGTACGGGCGCTTAAGCCGCGAGAACGAGCTCCTCGTGATCCAGGCCGGGGGGCTGCCCCTATTGCGCACGGCGCGCTGGTTGTTCGTGGCGGCTTTCGTGCTGGTTGGGGTGTCCTTGTACATGAGCGAGACCCTCATCCCCCGGGCGAACGAGCGAGCCGCGGTGCTTTGGTGGGACGAGCTCACCTCCAAGGGCAACGGCCTCGCTCGCCTCGCCGGGCAGGACGTGCCCGTCGGACCGTACCGGCTGTTCTTCGCACGCTACGACTACCGCACCAAGGAGATGGTGGGGGTGCGGCTCGAGCTGTGGCAAGGGGAGACCCTCGCCGTGATCTTCGCGGATCGGGGGCGACTCGAGGAGAACCGGTTGCGCCTCGTGAACTTCCGGCAGTACACCCTGGACCTCACCCGCCTGCCCCTGCCGGATTTCGCGAGCCTGGAGGAGGCCGAGCAGCACCTGCGGCGGCTCGTGCGCATGCAGAACGTCGCCCGCGATCCTTCCAGGACCCTGACGGTCCTCTTGCCGAAGACCCGTTCTCAGCTCCTCGCGCAGCACGGCGGGGGCGGGTTTGAGGACGCGAACCCCATCAGTTACTGGTACGAGCGGATCCAGAAGACGGTGAACTCCCCGCGGGAGCACCTCGAGGCCCGCGTCCAGTTCCACTCGATGCTCGCGGTGCCCTTCGCGAACCTGGTGGTGCTTGTTTTGGCCCTACCCATCGCGGTGCGCAAGGCCGGGAGTACCGGCCTCGCGTTCGGGTATTCCCTAATCGTGACGATCGGGTACTACCTGGTCTTCACTCTGGGTAAGCTGCTCGCCTTGAACGGCGTGGTGCCCCCGGAGCTCGGGGCGTGGGGCGCGAACCTCCTGGCCTTGGGGCTCGCCTGGGTGTTCGGGGAGGGGGTGTACCGCTGAGCTTGCAGCCAGGGCGGGGTGCTCGTAAGAATGAGGCCGGGATCATGATCCCGGCCTTAGCCTTGGGAGAGCGAACGTATGATATCGGTACTGGATCTCAAACGCGAGTATGAAGCCCTAAAAACCGATATTGACGCGGCTATTGCGCGCGTTTTGGCCTCCGGCGCTTTCGTGGGCGGGGCGGAGGTGGCGGCCCTCGAGGCCGAGCTCGCCCGGTACCTGGGGGTGCCGCACGTGGTCACGGTTGGCTCGGGCACCGACGCGCTCACGATCGCGTTGCGCGCCGTGGGGGTCGGGCCGGGGGACGAGGTTATCACCACGCCCTTCACCTTCATCGCCACGATCGAGGCGATCCTCCACGCGGGCGCCCGGCCCGTACTGGTGGACATCGACCCCGAGACCTTCAACCTGGACCCGGAGGGTCTGGAGGCCGCTCGCACCGAACGCACGCGCGCGGTGCTGCCCGTGCACCTGTACGGCCAGCCC
This region of Marinithermus hydrothermalis DSM 14884 genomic DNA includes:
- a CDS encoding phospholipase D-like domain-containing protein, whose translation is MRRRRSARLGWLLLALAAAWVYQTLQPTPPPPAAPGEATLFFLPQAGRTAEDFLIARMNEARASLEVAALELDNTRLAYALVSAAARGVPVRLYTDRDYQDEARAALVAAAHGQRQGRPTPSQETVRRTVRPLGEGCEAIARVRVCYDNRNALMHHKFVVLDGQAVWTGSANLTYNGFFRNNNDVLYLPSPPLARGYRAEFEALWTGTRRGLGRAVPFRLENAEGTAYFSPAGGEAALEAILARLAASREEVWVLAFVLTEERLIQALAAAHARGVRVRVLLETRNLIHSREENLPRGVELRQDTNPYQMHHKLMVIDRSWVITGSFNFSRSAYTRNNENLLVLHSPALAERYRKEAERLWRTATPL
- the deoC gene encoding deoxyribose-phosphate aldolase gives rise to the protein MDLARYIDHTLLKPTATPEEIRRLCREAMEHYFFAVCVNPAHVRLARETLGDAPVRVASVVGFPLGATPSEIKALEAAQAVAHGADELDMVIPLGLAKAHDWAGVEADVRAVRSAAPRAVLKVILETGFLTPEEARLAAQAAVRAGANFLKTSTGFGPRGATVEDVKLLVEVAQGRAEVKAAGGIRTPEDARRMIEAGATRIGTSSGVALVQGGEGTGY
- a CDS encoding N-acetylmuramoyl-L-alanine amidase family protein, which produces MRQTALIIFWVLQLVLATAQGFPRIGVHEGFTRFVFDLPMGTPYRVDPSETGVIVRFGPLEAPARSETLDDPAVQAYRVEHYNDATVAVIELRPGVEYKRFVLPNEDGSFRLVLDFFHPAPAANAPPPKPNPPKLVVVLDPGHGGPDPGATGFVVEKEVALDVARRVQRLLEAQGIEVILTRAEDTDLAPPDVQNLRERKLIDLGKRAGMADLTKTLFISIHINSAERPAQGIEVYYFGATQDPRLLAKAVQENGGGELGERLTQQAQRRAEQILADLVAKANQDFSRRLAEMVLEGMLEHTQAQNRGVHSAPFYVIRNAQIPAILVELGFTNHPTEGHRLAQPDYRARLAEGIATGVLRFLANGAYASRLDPEKPLP
- a CDS encoding LptF/LptG family permease, producing the protein MTRLDRYILREAFPPFAFGLLLYVGLILLSNLLGRAQWLVGVEFWGLVRWLWYQVPFVLNQTLPVAVLLATLLAYGRLSRENELLVIQAGGLPLLRTARWLFVAAFVLVGVSLYMSETLIPRANERAAVLWWDELTSKGNGLARLAGQDVPVGPYRLFFARYDYRTKEMVGVRLELWQGETLAVIFADRGRLEENRLRLVNFRQYTLDLTRLPLPDFASLEEAEQHLRRLVRMQNVARDPSRTLTVLLPKTRSQLLAQHGGGGFEDANPISYWYERIQKTVNSPREHLEARVQFHSMLAVPFANLVVLVLALPIAVRKAGSTGLAFGYSLIVTIGYYLVFTLGKLLALNGVVPPELGAWGANLLALGLAWVFGEGVYR